One segment of Anopheles stephensi strain Indian chromosome 3, UCI_ANSTEP_V1.0, whole genome shotgun sequence DNA contains the following:
- the LOC118511489 gene encoding uncharacterized protein LOC118511489 translates to MKKYHHLLVCLVLCIVTIPQRGDTNPWPDFAVPARMTGVGSGSLDSTGNVVQNTNRVLNLLDQFQSITETLYGLQTPELYRLATGFRLVLDSLVESGSPIFQGLSNAARLSSGNITTVFDGIRQSINATIALNELHQAAINGTSLLLGTAGVQNISTVLDQLVRNVANLSVTLDEIEPALVEIQQLVRPSQALVDSRYPRDGIRKLNGILLDYVNIGRSTVPQINAVVNRIRMMDGFITRLASVTGGLRSYLNSTLATVNGTIYNGVQLRLQNALRTIRTNFNGTVTSTTRKLKQFFLDDLESVQLAARNASGLLVKRLTNVTELLDEVANNTTVVMEGHETEWVMNRTIAIVTELAWRMALSVTSSVPGADSCFAKFNYEYDKIPRLIYGSLVSCGQGEARSLQSVANALVGYLGVVQAQLTSEADQYNQCLSGLVPGSADALKLQRAVCLQGAEQLSAIWGDTVVDNQLQAFEELVREEVGYSATRHYQCVQTSDQLLLTEVRSLWRAIAGCFS, encoded by the coding sequence ATGAAGAAGTATCATCACTTGCTCGTCTGTCTCGTGCTGTGCATCGTCACCATCCCGCAGCGTGGTGACACAAACCCTTGGCCGGACTTTGCGGTCCCCGCACGCATGACCGGAGTCGGTAGCGGGAGCCTCGATTCGACTGGGAACGTGGTACAAAACACGAACCGCGTCCTGAACCTGCTTGACCAGTTCCAATCGATCACCGAAACACTGTACGGGCTGCAAACTCCCGAACTGTACCGGTTGGCAACGGGCTTTCGGTTGGTGCTGGACAGTTTGGTCGAGTCGGGCAGTCCCATCTTTCAGGGGCTCTCGAATGCGGCCCGCCTTTCCAGCGGTAACATAACGACCGTCTTCGATGGAATCCGCCAGAGCATCAATGCAACGATTGCACTGAACGAGCTGCACCAGGCAGCAATCAACGGGACGAGTCTGTTGCTCGGTACGGCGGGTGTACAAAACATTTCCACCGTGCTGGACCAACTGGTGCGTAATGTGGCCAACCTGAGCGTTACGCTGGACGAGATAGAACCGGCACTGGTTGAGATACAGCAGTTGGTCCGCCCGAGCCAAGCGCTGGTGGACAGTCGGTATCCGCGGGACGGCATTCGGAAGCTGAACGGTATCCTGCTGGACTACGTCAACATTGGGCGGTCGACGGTACCGCAAATCAACGCCGTTGTCAATCGTATCCGAATGATGGATGGTTTTATCACCCGGCTAGCGTCGGTAACGGGTGGGTTGCGAAGCTATCTGAACAGTACGCTCGCCACTGTGAACGGGACCATCTACAACGGGGTCCAGCTACGACTGCAGAACGCGCTGCGTACAATTCGTACCAACTTTAACGGGACAGTTACGAGCACTACGAGAAAACTGAAACAGTTCTTTCTAGATGATCTGGAATCGGTACAGCTAGCGGCAAGGAATGCGAGCGGGCTGCTTGTCAAACGTCTCACCAATGTCACCGAATTGTTGGATGAAGTTGCCAACAACACCACGGTGGTGATGGAGGGCCACGAGACGGAATGGGTGATGAATCGTACCATCGCAATCGTCACAGAGCTTGCTTGGAGGATGGCACTGTCCGTTACCTCCTCGGTACCGGGGGCGGATAGTTGCTTTGCGAAGTTTAACTACGAGTACGACAAGATACCGCGGCTTATCTACGGATCGCTGGTGAGCTGCGGTCAGGGTGAGGCTCGCTCACTGCAGAGCGTAGCGAATGCACTGGTCGGGTACTTGGGAGTTGTACAGGCACAGCTCACCTCGGAAGCGGATCAATACAATCAATGTTTGAGTGGGTTGGTGCCGGGGTCTGCCGATGCACTGAAGCTTCAGCGTGCCGTTTGTCTGCAGGGAGCCGAACAGCTCTCCGCTATCTGGGGTGACACAGTGGTCGATAATCAACTGCAAGCGTTCGAAGAGTTGGTGCGCGAAGAGGTAGGCTATAGTGCAACTCGCCATTATCAGTGCGTTCAAACGAGTGATCAGTTGCTGTTGACGGAGGTAAGGAGCCTGTGGAGAGCTATTGCCGGTTGCTTCAGctaa